The window AGATTTGAGTACAGTATGGACTAGGAACCATTACTGATTTCTCCTTGTCACAAAGGACAGGAAGAACCTGGGGCCAGGAGAGTCATGGGAGCTACAGTGAGTGGTGCCAAGCTCAAGTGAAGTCTCAGCTTTTCCATGCCTTTCAGGCCCTTTGGGGAAGCCTGGGGTCTTGACGCAGTCTTACTGAGGGGCAGAACAACTGCCTGGGACCCGCAGCCTCCGTAGGGAAAGGAGACAATTAGGGGGAAGAATGAAGCCCAGAGGCTCTCTGTGAATCTGGGACTCCAGTGGGGTGACTTATAGGCACTTGCTGTGTCCTGACAGCCCAGAACAACCTTGGGAGAGGGGGCCATGGTGCTTCAGACCCACGATTTCACACAAGGTGGATATCTTAGGTGAACTGATATGTCAAGAAAGGTATACGTGTGTAAATGTCAGGCTGTTCTCTCACTTCAAAAAGGAAGAGTCTTTTTGATGGAAACAAAATGGTCTTAGTTTCAACTCCTTAGTCACACATGAGGCATCCCAAAGAGTTTCCACCCACAACTTTACGTGGGGTTGAAGTGACATCTCTGTCTGTACAGAGCACAGGGGGTCTGGGAGGTTCAGGGCCCACTACTTGGTGGGTTTCACAATATTTCATCTTACACTCCTACCAGAAAAATGCTGAGCACACACCTATAATGTGTTTACTTAtccttatatattatttttatggattttatcatatgtaaataTGCCACAAAATATTATGTGTGTTACAAAATTTACACTGTATGCTactaatgaaaatttttttcaagtttatttattttgggggggaatgagggacagagagaggaagagagacaatcccaagcaggctccgcactgtcagcacagagcccaatgtggggctcaatctcatgaaccgtgaaattattacctgaactgaaatcaagagttggattgagccacccaggccccccttaataaaaacttttaaaggaaTATGTAATCTGTGATAAAACTTTTACAATTATATTTGTTGTGATTATTAAATGGGTATAACATTTGCCCTCCCCCAAAATACCATGatttaataatatgaaaaataatattaacattattaatactttggtggggcacctgggtggctcagtcgtttgggtgtctgactttggctcacgtcatgatctcactgtttgtgagttcgagccccatgtcgggctctgtgctgatagttcagagcctggagcctgctttggactctgggtctccctctctatctgcccttcccttatgctctctctctcaaaaataaataaacattaaataataataacaatactttGGTGAAAGGAATGTAattaaataagtctttttttttttcaagtaggcttcatgcccagtcaTGGAGCCCAAAatgggcttaaccaactgagccaccaagtgcctcTGAAAATAAGTCTTTTTACAACATTGTGGTTTGATAATCTATAATAAACTGACTTGATATTCTGAACCTAAGTACAatgtatttctgcattttttaatagttattataAAATCTATAGCTACAAAAATCACCATAACTTGATTTGGATGGCTATAAAGAAAACCTCTCTAATACACAAAGATAGAAATCGAGAAGATAATTGCTGGCcgattttattttctccagtctTTTTCTAGGTTCAGTGTTTTCATGTTGCCAAGAGGTATGGGCTTCCTCTCGAGATTCGCTTCCTCCTGATGATGTACCATTTCTGTGGTATTCCCTCTGAAGAGCTAGACAGAAAATGTTTGTAGATACCGTCATGTGGATTCACCAGTTTTTCCCCTATCACCTTCTGCCCATACCCAAAATTCACATCAATAGGTGGGTGATGTCTGGAGACTTTTCCTTTGAAGGAAGTCACATGACCCCTTCATCTGATGAGAGAACGCCAGTCACTTTTTATTGATACAAGACACCcaactggtgaatgaatgaacaaaaaaggaCAATTATCAGGTTTGTGCCAGAGTAAGAGTTTATTAGGAAGTTAATAAGGGACCCGTACTGTAGTACCTCCAAAGACCAAAAGAGTGACAAGGAAGATTTTTTTCCGATTATGTTCAGTTTTGTAGCCTGCCCATCAGCTCCATCAttcttttatgtaattattttgaaatcacaTTTAGGTAAGTATTTGTTCAAGCATAACTTGTTACACGAGTGCGTCATCGTGATAATAGATCTTGCACGATTCTGTTGTAGAAGTGCTCAGAAGACGGAACGAACTGGTACAGACTTTGCCGTCTAAAGGATCAAGCCAGGCAAATCAGTAGAAGGTAGAGTTGACACTTAGAAGCTGGTGCTGGTAGAAATTTTTCCTTTGTCCAAATTGTGGTCACCATAGGAGATGCTTGCATGAAGTAGAGTTGACATGTGACTTTGAAACCCTTCTCCTCCTGCTGGCACCGGGGCTTCTAACGCACAAAGGTGTTGCAAGGCCCGCACCGAGCACGTTGGACACAAGGATTGGTGACACAAGGCCCAATGGGTTTGTCACATGCATTGGTTGTGGCACATGGGTTGCAGGGGAGCCTGGAGACAGAAGATCACGGGGGCAAATTAGAGGGAAATGAGCTGAAGACATAGGAAGATACTAAATGCACTCTGTGTAAGAATATAGCACTTCTTCACACTGCTTCCAACCAAAAGCTTGAAATTATAAATTTGTCTCCATCAGGATGATTTCTCATCCCCACGGCAACCTCATGCACCCCCAAGGGAAATAGTACTAGCTTCCCACTCACTTGCAGTCCTCGCTCTCCAGCAGGCCCCGGTACGTGTTGATCTCGCACTCCAGCCGGGCCTTGACGTCCAGCAGCACCTGGTACTCCTGGTTCTGCCGCTCCAGGTCACAGCGGATCTCGGCCAGCTGGGCCTCCACGTTGCTGATCAGGCACTGCACCTGGCCCAGCTGGGCGCTGTAGCGCGCCTCGGTCTCCGTCAGCGTGTTCTCCAGGGAGTCCCTCTGTGAGGGGAACACACGGAACGTCACAGAGCCGCTTCTCAGGGGGCGACTCCGTGGGACTCCAGGGAAGTCACGGGCTTCACCAGGTGAGGAGAGGGTGGGCAGCACCCCGAGCGACACCCACCAGGTTGTGCTGGGCCTGCAGCTCGATCTCCAGGGCGTTGACCGTGCGTCTCAGCTCGATGATCTCCGCCTGGCAGGACTGCAGCTGCTCCGCGCTGGACACCACCTGCTTGTTCAGCTCCTCGGTCTGAAACAGCACAGGGGACGAGACAGGGTGAGACCCTGCCTCGAGGGCCGCGAGGGGCCGAGGGGCCCGGGCGGCCGCGTGCTGAGATGCCCACCTGGGTGGTGAACCATTCCTCCACGTCCCTGCGGTTGGTCTCCACCAGGGCCTCATACTGGCTCCTGGTCTCGTTGAGCACGCGGTTCAGGTCCACGGTGGGGGCCGCGTCCACCTCCACGTTGAGGCGGTCTCCGATCTGGCAGCGCAGGGTGTTGACTTcctgagggaagaagaggaagaaatgaaccaCAGAAATGGATCTGCTGTATATCTTCCTACTGTAGGAAAGTGAGCACAACCCTGCCAAAAATGTATATCCTGATCATTCCCAAAGACTGACACAGATACGATGTAGGATTAGACCCAAATAGGGATCACATCAAtatatttccccccaaaactgAAAAAAGCTCACATTTCCAATAAGACTTAAGTCCGAACTCCCCGGCCTGTGCAAATCCTACCTCATTTCCCAACTCACCCCTATAGGTAATGCATGCCCAGCCATATCAATCCATGTGCCAAACTCTAATATACCTGCTCCTCCACTTCTGTGTCTTTGCTCAGTCTCTTCCCCCAGATTGAAACATCCAAGTGTGAAAGCCTCCTCCTTCCCATGACATGTCTCTGAGAACattccctgtctccttccaggTAGACTGGACTATTCCCTGCATATGTTGCTCATACTTCTCATATGGAACTACTTTCCTCTGCCCGTATTCTACCATTGTTTGTACATAGCCATCTGCCTAGACCACTGGGAGCCCGTTGAAGAGAGGGAACATgtcttagttctttttttccttccatctctaccaccaaatttaaaaactaacagTGAGCAGCAGCGAGCAGGGCTCAATAAATGGATGCCTTTTCTCAGCATCTCCAACACCTGCCCAACCTCACCCAGTTTCTGGAGAATAAGCAACCCACCTCCCTACGTGCTATGGGTATAGTATCATCATTCTCTGAAGAGTCTTGAGTTCTTCAGAGAAGAGTCCCAGCTCAAGAAGCCTGATAGCACTTGCCTCCTGGTTGCTGATGCTAAAGGCTTGGATCtgaaacctactttttttttccttttcctctcaccTCCTCGTGGTTCTTCTTGAGGCTCAGCAGCTCCTCCCTCAGGGACTCCACCTGGGCCTCCAGGTCAGACTTGCACAGAGTCAGCTCGTCCAGGATCCTGCGCAGGCCGTTGATGTCCGACTCCACTAGCTGCCTCAGGCCCAGCTCCGTCTCGTACCTGCACACACAGATCAGAAAGGATGAGGCAGGAAAGAAGCCGGTCCCCTGTTCTGTGTCTTGTGTGCATGGACTGGCCTCCATCTCTTTGAGCTGGTAcagttttctccctcttttcttccatgTTTCCCTCAAGCTCTGCACAAATAGATTGGAGAGGCCCCTGACTCACCCTAACACCAGAAGGTCCCCACAAGAACTCATGAGATGGAGTCTCTCATTTTCCTCTCAATTTGGTTGGTTAATATACCACCACTCCCCATAGAACAGTCTCTGTCAATCTCTGAATTTGGGGGTTTAAGAAGGCCTTCCAGAGATAGCAATATAGGCTGAAGTGCACACAGCATATGAGTCTGGATCTCTGTTTGAAACCAGTTTTAGATAAAGCCGGGCTTCAGaagagaaatcaaaagggaaaaatggctgcctctccccttccaggAAATGTTAGTCCCACGGGGCCATGAGAGAGCCATAAGTACCTTAGGGGTCACCTAGCCTAAAAGTCTCAACCTACTTGGTTCTGAAGTCATCAGAGGCCAACTTGGCGTTGTCGATCTGCACCACCAGCCTGGCATTCTCAGACTtggcacacagaatctgaaaacaaGATTCTACTGTGAGGGCCACTTGAACTTGAGAATGTCTTATTGTTCAAAGACAGTCAGCTGCTGCTGTGCCCCCACATGGCACCCCCTCACCTTCTGCTGGAGCTCCTCGATGGTCCGGAAGTAGGACTGGTAGCTGGGGCACACGAAGGGCACCTGCTGCTGGCACCACTCCCGGATCCTGGTCTCCAGCTCCGCGTTCTCCCGCTCCAGCTGGCGCACCTTCTCCAGGTAGCTGGCCAGGCGGTCGTTCAGGAACTGCATGGTCTCCTTCTCGCTGCCATTGAAGGCGCCCTCGCAGAACCAGCCGCAGTTGCCCACGTTGGCGGGGATGTTGCAGGCCCCGGGCAGGGTACAGGTGTGGCAGCTGGGGGGCACGCAGGGCCGGGAGCAGCAGGTGGAGCGGCAGCTCAGGTTGGGAAGGCAGCAGTTGTAAGGCATGGTGCGGGAGGGAGCGAGACGCCCGGCTGAACACGGAGTTCAAGTTCTCCAAGCCACAGAGCTATGGGTCTCCTGCCCCTGGGGAGCATTTATACCCCTTCCACAGAGGGTGTGGACATGGAAggcctccctttttttcttactcatttggTGATTGTCAAAAGCCCTTCCCCCCTGGTTTGTTATGTTTCCTCAGAAGAGTCCCTCACCTCGTAAAAGACTTTACTTGGGCTTCTCGCTAAGTCAGGACTCCTCTGCCATGCTGTGCATCAATGAAGTATGAGCTTCATAGAGTGGCTTCAAAGAGCTGGGCTCATGAATGCCCTGAGCTTCATtagtggggtggggcaggtccGGGGACACTATTGCTGCTTTGCCTCCTGGCTTGATGGCTCTGACTCCTTGGCAAGCCCCCAGCTCTTCTTGCTAAGATGCGAAAGCACAGTTCTTGCCCGTGTATCTTTTGCCAGGTCAAATTTCCAAATGCCAAATGTCAAATTCATGGTTCTCAGAGAGAGGAATAGATCCCTTCTGGAATACTTAAAATAACCTGGCTCCCAGTGGCTCTGTTTCTTGATATGGCAGAAATTTCCATGA is drawn from Panthera uncia isolate 11264 chromosome E1, Puncia_PCG_1.0, whole genome shotgun sequence and contains these coding sequences:
- the LOC125926529 gene encoding keratin, type I cuticular Ha3-I — translated: MPYNCCLPNLSCRSTCCSRPCVPPSCHTCTLPGACNIPANVGNCGWFCEGAFNGSEKETMQFLNDRLASYLEKVRQLERENAELETRIREWCQQQVPFVCPSYQSYFRTIEELQQKILCAKSENARLVVQIDNAKLASDDFRTKYETELGLRQLVESDINGLRRILDELTLCKSDLEAQVESLREELLSLKKNHEEEVNTLRCQIGDRLNVEVDAAPTVDLNRVLNETRSQYEALVETNRRDVEEWFTTQTEELNKQVVSSAEQLQSCQAEIIELRRTVNALEIELQAQHNLRDSLENTLTETEARYSAQLGQVQCLISNVEAQLAEIRCDLERQNQEYQVLLDVKARLECEINTYRGLLESEDCKLPCNPCATTNACDKPIGPCVTNPCVQRARCGPCNTFVR